The window GATGATGGGCGAGATGGGCCGGCGCTACGACGGCGGGTACGCCGAATACACCTGTGTCCCGGTCGGTCAGGTGATCCCGTTCAGCTCGGAACTGGACTGGGCCACGCTCGGCGCGGTGCCCGAGATGCTCCAGACCGCCTACGGTTCCCTCACCGACGGTCTCGACGCGCAGCCTGGCCGGAGCATCCTGATCCGGGGCGGCACCTCGTCCGTCGGCCTGGCCACCGCCGTGCTGGCCCGACGGCTGGGCATGACCGTGCTGTCCACCACCCGCAACCCGGCCAGGGCGCAGATGCTGCTCGACCTCGGCGTCGACCACGTGCTCATCGACGACGGCGAGATCGCCCGCCAGGTCCGCGCGATCCTGCCCGACGGCGTCGACACCGCCATCGAACTGGTCGGCACAGCAACACTTCCCGACACGCTGCGCGCCACCACCCGGCACGGCGTCGTGTGTTTCACCGGGATGCTGGCGAACGAGTGGATCGTCAGGGAGTTCGAGCCCATGCACTTCATCCCGCGCGGCGTGCGCCTGACCGCCTACTCGGGCGAGGCGTCCGACCTGCCCACGGACGTCCTCCAGCAATTCCTGGACGACCTCGCGGCCGGCACCGCGAAGGTGCCGATCGACATCGTCCACGGCCTCGAGGGCGTCGCCGGCGCGCACGCGCGGATGGAGGCCGGCACGTCGCAGGGCAAGCTCGTGGTGGTCGTCTGAGCCTTCACCGCCCCGGCCCTCACCCCCGGTCGGTGGGGTAGGGCCGGTCGTGCACGAAGCTCTTCATCACCAGCGTCGAGTTCAGCCGCTGCACGCCCGGCAGCGCGGACAGCACGTCGTCCTCCAGCCGGGCGTAGGCGTCCAGGTCGGTGGTGCGCACCCGCAGCAGATAGTCCGGGTCGCCGAACAGACGCTGGGCCAGCAGCACGTTCGGGATCGCGGTGACGGACTCCTCGAACGCCAGCAGGGTGGCCCGGTCCTCCTGCTTCATGGTGACGAACACCAGCGCCTCGAACCCCAGCCCGAGCACCTTCGGATCGACCACCGCCCGGTACCCCACGATCGCCCCGGCCGCCTCCAGATCGCGCACCCGGCGATGGGCCGGCGAGACCGTCAGGCCCACCCGCGCCGCCAGATCCGTGACGCTGAGTCGGCCGTCCACCTGTAGCTCAGCAAGAATCTTCCGGTCCAGAGCATCCACGACCCATATTCTGCTCCAGATCCCCTGTCGGCAGGCAAAAGTCGGGAACACCTTCTGTCACTCCTTGCGTACGCTCCTCGGCAACAGCGCGGCGACCGCCGAGGAGGCACCGTGCAGATCACCGCCGTCGCGGGGTTCGCCGCCGTCGCGTTCACCCTGATCGCCGTCCCCGGCCCGGACTGGGCCTACGTGCTGGCCGCCGGGGCCCACGACCGCGTCGTGCTGCCGGCCGTCACCGGGCTGATGATCGGCTACACCCTGATCACCCTGGTCGTCGTCGCGGGTGCCGGGCCGCTCCTGACCCGCCGGCCCTTCGCCCTGACCGTCCTGACCGTGGCCGGCGCCGGGTATCTCACCTACCTGGGCGTGCGCACGATCCGGGCTTCGGGCCGGGTTCCCGGCGCCCCGCAGGCTCCCCTGGCGTCCTCCCCCGGGCGCTACC is drawn from Kineosporia corallincola and contains these coding sequences:
- a CDS encoding zinc-binding alcohol dehydrogenase family protein; the encoded protein is MTETMHAVVLDAPGPTTSFHVRDVPLPRPDPGWVRIRVRAFGLNRSELMTRQGHSGAHVTFPRVLGIEATGTVDEDPSGTFTPGQQVMTMMGEMGRRYDGGYAEYTCVPVGQVIPFSSELDWATLGAVPEMLQTAYGSLTDGLDAQPGRSILIRGGTSSVGLATAVLARRLGMTVLSTTRNPARAQMLLDLGVDHVLIDDGEIARQVRAILPDGVDTAIELVGTATLPDTLRATTRHGVVCFTGMLANEWIVREFEPMHFIPRGVRLTAYSGEASDLPTDVLQQFLDDLAAGTAKVPIDIVHGLEGVAGAHARMEAGTSQGKLVVVV
- a CDS encoding Lrp/AsnC family transcriptional regulator, translated to MDALDRKILAELQVDGRLSVTDLAARVGLTVSPAHRRVRDLEAAGAIVGYRAVVDPKVLGLGFEALVFVTMKQEDRATLLAFEESVTAIPNVLLAQRLFGDPDYLLRVRTTDLDAYARLEDDVLSALPGVQRLNSTLVMKSFVHDRPYPTDRG
- a CDS encoding LysE family translocator, producing the protein MQITAVAGFAAVAFTLIAVPGPDWAYVLAAGAHDRVVLPAVTGLMIGYTLITLVVVAGAGPLLTRRPFALTVLTVAGAGYLTYLGVRTIRASGRVPGAPQAPLASSPGRYLVRGIGVSALNPKGLLVFLSILPQFTRESGAWPLSAQIAVLGSVFVLITALFYVPLGYAADRVLGARPGLTRITTRIAGAAMIVLGLALLAEHVLHDIG